CTACAGGTCCAAGGTATTCTAGGGTAATGCCTAGTTTTTTACTCAGGGCTATTAATTCTTGAAGGTATTGCCCATTGTCAGTGTGGTCACTCTTCCCGGCAATATGGTATACAATGCTATTTTTAGTCTCTGAGTCTAGTTTGCCAAGTGCCTCAATAACTTCTCGGTGTCCTTTGCGATGATGCACTCTAGCAAGCGTTAAAATGCGTACGCGTCCATTCGTCTCAGGTTTTATGGAAATGCCATTGCGCATTGCGGGACTGCTGCAGGCACAAGGAAGGGTGATCACTCGTTCTTTGACAGCGCATAAGATAGAGCCTTTAAGGTTACATCCAGAGAATCTAGAAGCAGATGCCAGCAGCTTTGTGTAGGGAAAGAACATTTGTGCTGCTATGTAGAGAAGTTTGTTCGATTCAAATTTATAAATTTCTGATCCGTGCCAGATACAAACGGAATTATAGGTTAGGTAAGACGGCACGACATGAAAAAGTCTGCCAACCATCATCATGATTTGGGCCCCTACGCTGGGTAAGAGGATGACTCTACTCATTAATTGTTGATGATCCCTGATGATTTGTCGTCCCATCTGAAGAAGTGAAGGGATTTTTAAGCTGCCATTGGCTTGCAACCTTTTAACAGGAAATGGCATTGTGCGATCGATGTCATCCTGGTTTGCGAGGTAGTTTGGTGCCCATACTTCTATGCAATACCCAAGTTTGTGCAGCGCCATAGCTAATTCTACACAATAAGTGCCTACACCACCGTAAAACGGAGGGAACTCATGGGTTATCATCACGAATTTCATGAACAGCTAATAGGGCTAAGCTGATATTCATAAAGTGCCTGAGGCATAGACGAAAGCTTTTTGTGCAGGAATTTGCCATTTTCCCAAGACTAAATGCTCGAGATTTACCATTTTACGAAGATTACGTGAAAATCTTGATAAATTATTATTTACGTACTTTCATTATTCGACAAGAATCCCTGTTCACTTTTTCAAGTTATATAATATGGCACTGACAGAGAATGATATGGCAGATCTCAAGGCTGCTCTAAAAAGATGTAGTCAAGAGACTGTGGAAGCGGCAATTCGTTATCGAGAACATGGTGATGCTTCGGTGTTACCTGGAGTTGTTACAGGAATTATCCGGAGATATATGACTCCTGATTCTGAGATCGACTTAGCAAAAGCGGGTGATGAGACAAAACTGATTGAAGATCTGGGGATAGACTCCCTCACCATGTTGGAAATAGTTCTAACCATTGAAGAGGCATTAGGTATCCGCATACAGAATGAGGAACTCGTAGACATTATTACATTAGGCCAAGTAAAAGCCTTTATTACTCGTAAGGTTTCTGGAGAAGGTGGAGATGACTCCTCGGCAGCGCAATCCGATAAAGTCAAAAAATATGATCGTGACGCAATCACCATCACACTACCACAAAACCCTCCATTCCTTTTTGTGGATTCGGCGGAGATTGAAGACAAAAAGATCATAGCCAGGTATGAAATCACTGGGGATGAATATTTTTTAGAAGGACATTTTAGTAATAATCCCGTTTTTCCTGCTTCCATAGTCTTTGAAGCTTTGGGTCAGGTAGGTTGCCTTTGGGTCATTGAGAACGCCGCTGCCCAAACCGGTCAGGAAATCAAACCAACAGAAGTGGTCTTTGCCTCCATGGAGGATGCCCATTTCCACAAGCGTGCGGTTCCTGGTGATGTTCTAGAGATGGAAGTTACTCTGGATCGACTGCGCGCACCGCTTGCTGTCTTCAAAGGTGCTGTCAAAGTCAAAGGAGAGCGTCTAGCTGAAGTGGCTCACCTGGTTCTAGCTTTTGGCAGCGAGTAATCAACCTCACTATTTGTTTGCTCTTTGGGGTTAATCTCTCTATTCCATCTATCCGTATTGAGTTATATGGTAGATAAGAAGCGTATTGCTATTACAGGGCTTGGTTTCATTACGCCCATCGGAAATAGCCGCCAAGATGTGATACAGAGTCTGAAACAATCACGCTCAGGTATTAAGAAGTGTGAGCTATTTGATGACCCCAAGATTCCTATTTCATTAGCGGGCTTAGTAGAGGGATTTTCTTTTCCCTCAATCTCCTATGATGAATGGACTTTTCCAGAAGGCGTCAGCTTTAGGCGAGATCAACTAAGATCAATGGCCCCTAACATAGTCTTTGGGCATCTCTCAATGCAACAAGCCATAGAAGATGCGGGTTTATCGGAACAAGAGATTTCTAACCCAAGGACGAGTCTGATGGCGGCTTCTACTGGTTCGCAATGGATGAGTCATGAAACCCTGAGCAGGATTGATCAGCGTGGAGTGCGCACCGCGAGTCCTGTTTGTGTCTGTTACAGTATTTCTGGCTCACTC
The Verrucomicrobiota bacterium DNA segment above includes these coding regions:
- a CDS encoding phosphopantetheine-binding protein; translation: MALTENDMADLKAALKRCSQETVEAAIRYREHGDASVLPGVVTGIIRRYMTPDSEIDLAKAGDETKLIEDLGIDSLTMLEIVLTIEEALGIRIQNEELVDIITLGQVKAFITRKVSGEGGDDSSAAQSDKVKKYDRDAITITLPQNPPFLFVDSAEIEDKKIIARYEITGDEYFLEGHFSNNPVFPASIVFEALGQVGCLWVIENAAAQTGQEIKPTEVVFASMEDAHFHKRAVPGDVLEMEVTLDRLRAPLAVFKGAVKVKGERLAEVAHLVLAFGSE
- a CDS encoding glycosyltransferase family 4 protein, which gives rise to MKFVMITHEFPPFYGGVGTYCVELAMALHKLGYCIEVWAPNYLANQDDIDRTMPFPVKRLQANGSLKIPSLLQMGRQIIRDHQQLMSRVILLPSVGAQIMMMVGRLFHVVPSYLTYNSVCIWHGSEIYKFESNKLLYIAAQMFFPYTKLLASASRFSGCNLKGSILCAVKERVITLPCACSSPAMRNGISIKPETNGRVRILTLARVHHRKGHREVIEALGKLDSETKNSIVYHIAGKSDHTDNGQYLQELIALSKKLGITLEYLGPVAPEKLAQAYANCEIYAMTSRTLKTSVEGFGITYLEAGLQSKPVIGYRTGGVAEAVKDGQTGILVDEGDIHTLSKELKKLIQDRNLRDRLGQAGRKHALTFSWENTAQKLVDHLKRQSTYHE